The Candidatus Woesearchaeota archaeon sequence TCTTGAGGCCTGACTTGAGCTTGCCTGCAAGCAGGTCAGTCACATATCCCTTGAATCCCTCGGAGCCATCATCGGTTGAGACGAATGTCATGCAGATTTTGCTGAACTCGTCCTTGAGAAGAAGCTGATTGGCTGTCCTTCCGCCAATGAAGACTGCAGATGGCAGCTGCTGTGATGCAAGAAAAAACAAAGGGGCAACACCTGTCCCCCCGCCAACGAGAACAGAATCTTTCATCTCAGGATAGGCAGTCCCATAAGGGCCGCGCATCATCACTGTGCCGCCAACCTTGAGCTCAAACATCTTTTTAGTGAAAGGGCCAACTGCCCTGACAACAAGCATTACGGGATTGTTGTGCGCCAGCGAAAAAGGCTTTTCAGCAACCCCCTTTAGCCACGCAAAAACATAATGCCCTGGCCTGGCATGCGGGATTGCCCTGTCAAAATAAAAGATTTTCAGGTCGTGGTCAACCTGCCTGATTTCTGTGATCTTGAATGGGGAATACTGCATGAGTTTCTGCTTTATCACAATGCTGGCGCATGAATTCTGATTGCCTTGCAGATCTTTGTCCATGGCGGCAAAATATTTTTTTATGGAGCTTGTGTCCAGGCCGGTCAGGGCTGAGCCAACTCCGAAAATTGTCGCCCCTGCATCCCTGAATTGCCTGACATCATCAGCATCCATTATGCCTCCCATCCCTATAATCGGGATTTTTTTGCCGAGCCTGTCAGCCACTTCCCTTGTTATTTTCACGCATTCAAGCGCCCTTGGTTTTACAAATGAGCCTGACACGCCACCTTTGCCGTGGCTAAGAACTTCATTGTCAGCCGGGCCAATTGTGTTGATTGCAGTAATGCCATCTGCACCCGCATTCAGCGCGCCCTCGACAATCTCACTGTAATTTTCCACATTGGGCGTCATTTTAACGATGATCGGCTTGCTGACCTGGTC is a genomic window containing:
- a CDS encoding dihydroorotate dehydrogenase, with the translated sequence MELFGKKISGPFTIGSGIVTTNIGIIAKFAREIPQVGVLTTKSIGLAPKPGNIEPIFADLPEKNTFINAVGLGNPGFEAFRAEAEKIYPLKNRFLLVSIFDSSPEGLVKIAKGLEGIADGFELNFSCPHAEKGYGIHIGTSCELTGRYTKKLKDQVSKPIIVKMTPNVENYSEIVEGALNAGADGITAINTIGPADNEVLSHGKGGVSGSFVKPRALECVKITREVADRLGKKIPIIGMGGIMDADDVRQFRDAGATIFGVGSALTGLDTSSIKKYFAAMDKDLQGNQNSCASIVIKQKLMQYSPFKITEIRQVDHDLKIFYFDRAIPHARPGHYVFAWLKGVAEKPFSLAHNNPVMLVVRAVGPFTKKMFELKVGGTVMMRGPYGTAYPEMKDSVLVGGGTGVAPLFFLASQQLPSAVFIGGRTANQLLLKDEFSKICMTFVSTDDGSEGFKGYVTDLLAGKLKSGLKIRSFSTAGPEIMMKKAADIAANYLPEDKILLSTERYYKCGVGICGVCECNGYRTCIDGPIMTAASVAPDFGRVHRDKTGKVLHF